Within the Artemia franciscana unplaced genomic scaffold, ASM3288406v1 Scaffold_1884, whole genome shotgun sequence genome, the region ACTAGTAACATTGACTGCTCTACTTGAAACTTTCGACCAAGACAACCATAATGTCTCATTGAAGGCCAATCAGAGCTACCGCAACTGAGAATGTTCGTGTTTATTCTGATTGTGACATGGTTAACTACGGATTTGGTCACtctaaatgtctttttgcttaAATCCCAACTAGGGGGGATGATATTTGATTCCTTGAAAAGAAAGAAGTCAAATTTTTCCTTATCCGAGAGCAATTCAGAACGAGCAGGGCCATCGAGAAATTCTTCAATATCCATTTGTAGAAAATGAACATAAGGTATGAGGCTTCGTGCCTCCTGCAATTAAACAGCCGAAATAGAAAACAAGGTATAAGTCTTcgtaattcttaaaaacactTAGTTGAAATAGAGCATAAAATATGTTCTAAAACATTTATGTGTATGCGTTTTTAAACATATAGAAATATAACATAAAAACTGAACATTTGGTATAAACCTTCATCCTTCCTGCAATTAAACAGTTGAGTTGAATTAGCTTCATTTACGGTACGATAACATTTTTTTCACCATAATAGGAATGGCAGTAACACAagaatttttaaatgtcttattcttttattttcacgATCAATCACGATCGATCCATCTCAACTGTTCTATGGACATTTTAttggttttctttattttgggcAATGATAAGGGGCAAACCCTCTTTCAAAAGCATGGTTGCTGTAGCGTGAATAAGGAagcagtttttacttttttagattCTTCTTTTGCTACTAAAATCCCCTTTGGAATTGATTTTTGGATTTATATTAGAGGAGAATTTATTCATGCATTCAATTTCAGAATCGTTCCATGCGCGTAATTCTAAAAGAAATCATAGCTTTATATGCATGTACACATGTGTAAATGAATGCCATCTTTTATGCTGCACCaaaaatttgtatcaattgGGGTATTGTTATCCTGAAACACACTTTATATGGCTCAAGATTTATGTGCCGTTTGCaagttttcaatgtttttttctacaGTCCTTTGGTTTTAATGGCCCAACGTAAGACGACAATCTTGCCATCGCTAGACGGATGAAATTCAGCCTTACCCATATACTGAATTTCATTTTGGAATTCActttcagattttattttaattcttcacTGAAAACTAGGTTGAAAATGCGTCAGATGCATGCAAAATTACGAAAGTTTTCCTATTTTATGTTTAGGTAATTTAcccaaaaaaatgtaaataatgacATAATTCTGCTTTGGTAAACAGATTAATCTGATAATAATGAATTCAATGATCAAAGTCCGTTAAAAGAGACAATAGGTAGGTAgaataaagggggggggggtaagatatacaaatatatatgaATATCTTGTCCTGTTGGCGTGGGCTACAGCTGTAAGCTTATCGGAAAACCACATGCTTTTCAGGGAACATAAATCTTAAGCCAAATAACAGTCTAATGTCAGAATAAACGATAATATGGAATTTTCTAACACTTTAGGTTATTTTAAGTTATGTTTTTTATATTGCCAGTACTTCACAATTACTCATAAGTATCCAAAAGCCACCAAATAACTCAGAATCACCAACAACTAatgcaattttaaaaattaaaatgcacaTAAGTCACAATGCATATAGAAATTCCGTCTAGCGGGTGACTagctttaaactatttttttttttttttttaggataaaaaaaagtggaatcaCTTCATGCAAAGACTCAACCCATCTAACAAATACTATCCTCAGTTAATTTACAGTAGCTTTTGTATTCGAGAGGAGTGTCTAAAAATACCGCTacaagaaatataaaacatatcTTAATAGTTAcattcaaaaatatcaatatataatttacaattttttcattcaattgCAAAAAATAGTGCGTTTTATATACATTAATGAAGAAAAAGATAGGATAAGTATATGAAGCTTCGCTCGGTTCCTGGTACTGATACTGATGCTTTACTGATTCTTCATGTACGGACAGTAGGGTCATcccaaacactggtcaaagtggAAATTGATGTCGTTGTACTTTGCCTCACGTTAATTTTTCCTCGAAGTCggctacatagtttttttttttctgaaaactggCATTTCAGAATTTCTGGCCACAAAAACGATCTAATAGGTCACAACTTGAAGGAAAAATTCGTATGTTTCCAAGGGTGGTTGTATCGAGCCTAACCTCACGCCTTGACATCAACAAGAAGTTCGCATTatctgcagttagaagacaagtgacaatgagaatcaatatatatacAAGCCAGCCGCATGGACCGCTGGggtctcgtcatttatatctttaAACGAAAAGTCGTGTATGTATTTATGTAAATTTTAcggcattttttttacatattggCACCCTGGTCTATTCTGACCTAAAAAACGATCTCAATAGGTCACGAATTTGACAGCAAACAGCAAAAATCACACTGAATTGCAAACAAAAGTTGCACAGTGAAACTTGTGGGTAGAAGACAAAGCAAAATCAAAATGGAATGAAAAAACGTGTCAGTTTAGCGCGCGTGAGCTCTTAGAagacaaagcaaaattacaatggaatgaAGGGGCGTGTTAATTTAGAGTATGTGAGTTTGTGATTAATAAATAGGAAGCAGGAATTAATTTTTAGTATCTTTGACAcctgcaaaattacacaagatgaaAAATGactgaacagctaaagaaaaacgCAATGAACAAGAAACAAGAGCAGATCACATTGAATTGTCAACGAAAATGtgacataaacaaaaaataacacgaTAATTATGCTATTGCGTGACTaatatatttcagaaaattacaATTGAATAAGGAGCGTGTTTATATATACGACGTCATATGAAATTACACCAGATTTTGAATGAATCCGAACGGCTGAAGTAGACGGTGTGGAAAAAAGTCAGAAGTAGTGATTCGCAAAATTAAAGCGCAAGCGAGATCAGCGGCTAGAAGATATGTGGCAACCAGCACCACAACGAATGCATTGAATCGTAAATGatatctgcggttagaagagaaGTAACAGTGAAAATCACAACGAGtcccagaaaaaaacaaatcctaTGAAATGGATGATTTTTTGATGCATtaacaggaaggaggaattgaatttaCGTCATAATTTCTTAACTCAATCGAAATTGCTAATTTGACATTCCGTGACTTTTAACTAAAACATAACGAATATAAATACTACCTTTAAACGAGCAACTGTGTATTTATTTAGACATGTATAATGTTTCTCTGAAgatgattttgaatgaatccgAACATCTAATGCAAAAGGCATAAAAGTTTCTGATGAAATGATGCACGAAATGAAGTGCAAATGAGATATACgattagaagacatgcgacaacaAGTATCACTACGAATCTCAAATGGAAATACTGTACAACAAAATCTGCGAAAAAGAGAAATGCGACAGGGATGACCACATTGGATCGTAAATGAAGTCGGCGGTTAGAAGAGAAACAACAGTGAGAATCACAACGAGTccgagaaaaaaacaaatatttaaaattggatGATTCTTGATGCATTAACAGAAAGTAGAAATTGAATTCTCGCCAAAATTTCTTAGATCATGCTAACAAACAATTAAGGATTCAAATATACACAAAACCCGTTTAAATTTGAAGATATCAACCAGTATATAATCAAGAAGCATTAAATTTTACTTTGTAggatattaaatttttagtatTGGTAAGCTCTAATTTACATTGCACATTTTCGATTGAGGTACTATAACAAGTCTCAAAtatcattctatttttttagtctaCTTTTATTTCCTCCCAATTGGCTAATTGAAAAGAAGGGTTTATTTAAAACACTATGAGGAGAAGCAGAAAACAGAGAGGGACAAggagattagaaaaaaagagagagtgAGGGAGAGAGAATAACAGAAGCACTTACATCGTAACCGTGTTGGGTTTTATACCtttcaataaaatcaaataactggCTTTCTTTATCCAAAGAGAAATTCGTGTCCGAAATTAGCATAGTCAGTGTTTCCACTGAGCACTGCAGCGCTTTTTCACTCAATGCTTCTGAAGAACCATTTAGAAACacctaaaaagggaaaagaaaaacaatgaaggTTGATATAGCACGAAAAACAGTATTGACGGTGAAAAGTTGTGTAATATTGAAGTCCAACTGTTATGATTTTAGGCGAATTTCAgcataaaaagaattatattttaattatctaCATATTTACCATCAACTAGAAGCAGTAAAATAGAtaagataatagaaaaaaaaacaatattatccaaacaggaaaaataaaagcagactcatttgaactaaataaaagggCTGACTCAAGGAGAGTTTCGAAGCTTTAAAAACAAACCCTATTTCAACATTAAAATATTAGCACACTTCAAGCGCTCCCAGTAGCTATTGTTCTGCCTTTGCATAGTTTTCAAATATGCAAAATCGGCAAATAAGGATAAAGTTTTTCTCGCTGCTACATCAAGTCTGAGCTAATGAGCAGACAGAGCAGCATTTGCAGCCCTGTATTACATTACTTAAGTCGTTAACACAGAGAGAAAAAAGTGATGAGCCAAGCCCTGTGGTACCCCATACTGTATCTCCGGGAAATTTGATGTGCACTCAGACAAAGGGATAATAGGATAGAAATCACGGTTGTGCTGTAAAACGGAAGTCTAAAAATTATTGCATGAAAACCTAGTTAAAAATTCTACACTAATTATCTTACAAAATTCTGCGAAACTTGTATGATATGTGGACGACCTATCTGCATTTGAGGTTTACCGACGAAACATTAAAAGCTCAATTATGACATTAATTGACGATGTCACACAGGAGGCTTCTTTGTCGAAGATGAAAGTTAACGCTAATAATTCGTCAGTTATGACAGTTAATTTGTTTAAATCATCCCCCCTCTTTCACAAACACCATTCCTCCCAAAATCTTTATCAGATGCATTAAATTAGTTGGGATGACAATTACTGCTGACTTGAAGTGGGACGTCCATGTTCAAAACATCCTCAAAAAGGCTTCTCCTTCGGTTTCCCTTCTAAtacttttcataaaattttcttgcaGCCCCTAAGGACCTTCTCCGACTTTATTGTTCTTTATTCGGTCAATACTCGAGTGTGCTTATCCAGTATGGCACTTTGATCTTTCTTCAGAGTATATTTATATGATTCAAAATACCCAAAAACGAGTACTTAGAATCATAAATGGTGAAGGGAAGATTCCGTCATTATCTACTAGGTAAGTTCGAGCTCACCACGTTGGCCGAGAGAAGATACCTCCTATGTGTTCGTTTTGGTACCAAGACCCTGTGTGTTCCCCGATTACGTTCTGTCATCCCCAAACCCTACCTTCCCGCCCGCAACAACCATCCCTTATAAACTCCCCAAAAGTCCCCAAAGTGACTCCATCCCCGCCAACTATgctgtgatagaaattttaaaataaattctattctataaaaagtgaagttaagttaaccctaataaaatatacctaagtatgataaaaatataatactctaGAGATAAAtttggggtatatatttgcacattaagagGGAGGGGGCAAAGTACAGTGGGTCTGCAGGCAAAAtatgttagctacaattattctgatattatgaagtaagaattgttttctgacttcacactgtccaaatactcccccccccccccaatgtgtcAATATATGGTCTAAATTATATTcacttctttttgtcttttctcacgctaagttgaaagaaactagcaAAAAAACTGGTTTACTGTGAGTCAATGCATGAATAACTTGAGAGGTAgggggggtatatcatacaagtaccaattAATCTACTATCCTAGTAGGGTAATCTAACTGGAATAGGTCTAGGaagtagaaaaaatatcttactCTCGTAGCATATTTGGCTAAGTAGGGCTTGCACAGAAGGTCAGACGCAAGCTCGCACATTAACGCAGCATTTTCAGGCGAAGTGTGTGAGTAGAACAGTGCCAATACTCCAGTTTCTAAATTTGGACAAATATATTTATCCGCCAAAGCAAACAGACCCAAAGAAGATTCTGCATTTAGTGATAAAGCACGTGAAAAAACACATTCTGACTGCAGAACActgaaacaaaagaaagaaaaatgagcaatttgTTACTTAGATGGCACTTGGGTGTTTATTTATTAACGATTTTCAAGactaaaaaattgacaaaaatattaaaaaatgtgatagaaaaattggaaaaagaatGGAAGAAGTGATGATAaaggtcccccccccctgcaaaatatattaactatgattattctgcatattatgaagtaagaattgtttttttaacatgcTTCCTTATGTAGAAAACCAACCCTGCATTTATACCGAAGAAATGATTAGAGAGCATTGAACTGACCAATGATTGTCAAAAGACAACtcgtattttttcaaacatttcaattttatgttgttgtttttttagtttatctaATGGCTGCAAACCGATTAGccactcattaaaaaaaagacgaaaaagtTCTATGAGATTTCATAGAAAGAAGAAATGATAAGAGAGCATTAAACTGATCAATGATTGTCAAAAGACAACTCGTtatgtttttcaattatttcattttttcaatctaATGACTGACGTGTCTCAACTTGTTTCGCGAATATTTCtcataaatgaaactaaaaattatacttaACCAATGCTAACATTACATCAACTATCTCGTATAGAAACAAAGATGGGTAAACGTTAAAAATTCcctgataaaaaaattaaataatacaaaacacaaaatatcaCCCTAAGAAGAGTCAATGCCTCTATTCAGCCATCTGAAATTCAGTTTAATCAGTTTAGAGAAAACACAAATTGTTTCAAAAGTTGCTACTTCATgcataaaaattcttttaggCATCAATTTTCTACACTTATGAACAAAATGCAATGAAGCAAAAATAGTGCCAGTGTAAGTGTGCTTATAAGACTAAATTGATCATGGAAAATACATTTActctaataaatttttgttatttattgtcAACTTTAATAGTcgccacaattttttttcttagctgatGGATGGGACataaaaagacacaatttcGCTTAACATAGACCTACAGGGTATACTAACAGCAGTATGTATTATTTCCAGCAAAGCGTAACACTTGTGCGTTTAGGCGGGATAGGAGTCCAGACTTTATTTTTGacgttttctttcatttttgtttagtatatttaataatcgttttaacttcaatttttctgttaaCTTCCATTTATTCAGTGAAAACAGTCTTGTTAATTCTAAGTTTGAGcctaaaacaaaaagatttaATGGAGTCCCAGTTGTATCTttatttctgtccgttttaggTTCTGAtgttgctttttaattttctctgaaacagtctatttaaaataataactatATAATGAGTGAACAAATACTTTTGAATACTCAGAACAACAATGAAACTGGCTATATACTAGGCCAAACAGATTTCGACGCCAAGATTTCAATTATATTTATGaccaaataattaaaatattaatcaaaTGTAAATTGTTCAGTACACTTACTCGATAAATAGGGAGAAAACCTCAAAACTCGTTTCTTCGACTACTTCAAGGTCAGAAATGACACCATTCTCGAATAATCTCCACTTAAGTGCAGCTGCCAGTACAGCACTTTCACTGCAAACCTTATTAGGATTTAAGACCAGAATCTGAAAGATCAGCACAAATTGGTATTTACGTATTTGGCAAAATCTTCACATAAACGTTTCAAAACTCAGAAAAAAGTTTAGccaaagaaatttctaaaacCACAACTTGTTATAATAACATTATAGCAAACGCCAAGTTGTTAAGTATGTAAATTCATGGACTATTGCGCCCAATAAGGCTCCTAGTTTACTTGAAGTCAGCCCACAGGAGCCTATTAATAATcctcaattttaatttattatagaaacataaataattaatagtaGTTGGTACATTACGATTTGTATACTTGCAATCGACAGTAAGGGTCCCTTTGGGTAAAAGAAGACCACATAAGAACTGGTCTCATTTCTCAATGGCCAGGGTGACATAGCCATCAATAATAAAGCTTTTTTAGCTCTTGCAGGCaaagttttagtgttttaggtttagttggattttttttttttgctttttgattCATGTCgatttctcttttgttttaagattgACAATTTTTCTTCTACATCTCcgcttaatttgtttttcgtatataacttcgaagaccacactgcctttccatgacaaaagtaaaacagttcaaaatagggatgatacctttttattgacagtgaatagatataaaattatttaactggatatttcgaacacatatacagtgttcatcatcagcagtaaaactaaaagacttgaataaaaataaacaaaatttgtacctaataaactaattacatatagtaattagTTTTCAACTAATTACtatatttttatagtaattatatattactatatatatagtatatatatagtaattattactatatatattactatatatatagtaattactcttatttttttcaatgcaacagccgaggcaaatctctttgaccttttcggttccggttcattagaattatctgacatattacgtggacagaggtcatagctcttaggtgaggtgatatttactttatttgacctcagtaaattatcataaattgagttcaatccaaattcacctgtatctctgtttatggaattattcttgaatataattttttaatttcgattgtttccctgaaagtttgctttaaaccttggtccctagaaatcaaagtaATACTTTggatagttttttaaattctggaaaggatcggacttccgtagagcaacaaagtggggtttataaaatcccatgcacttgtggaagctcttatgtgggacgtactaaccagaatataaaaacgagattgctacaacatcataattctatttcatcgtctttaaagcaaaataccaaacctgaagatttcacgtcggccctctcggagcatatctttaattttccgaatcattttattttgtttgaaaatgtttctttgatgtGCTTTGAAATGTTTCAAAGCCTATCTTGGACCCTCATGTTTAAAGTCAATGGTCTTGAACTCTGTTTCTGAGTTTGAGGTAGCTCGTATCGTAAATACTCTTAAAAAATCATCGTCTTCAGGGCCAGAAGGAATTCCTACAAGGGTTATCCGTGCCACTCTACCAGCTATTCTGTCACCAATGTCTAAGGCTgtcaatctgtctttcgagaTAGGATTTTTCCCTGAAACTCTCAAAGGAGCTAATGCTAATGACAAATAATTTATTGCAGAATATCAGAataaataattgtaatatataaaactataaataaaaatgagcaGTGAAATATTGTTGGAATGATTTCCTGTATCGCTGTGTTGCTCCGGGGTAGTATGGCTGTAGCTTGTTGCGGTGCCGGGTGTCGTGCTTGTTTTGTGTAATATTCGGTGGTAGGATATCGCGATGTTTCTGTGATGAGAGAAGGCCATGTCCAAAGCCCATTAGAAGTTCGTGCCTCCTTGTTTCAAGCGTTGTTAGACCTGACAGAACAAGACATTCTTCATAAGGTAACAGTGTATCCCCCAAAATCACTCGCAATGCAAGCTTTTGTATTCCTTCAAGTTTGTTAGTTTGATCTTTTGTGAGACCAGCGTGCCAGACTGGGCAGGCATATTCTAGAATTGGTTTCATGTGAGTTTTGTAGTAATAAGCATTGCATCTTTGCTTAGATTAAACCGGCGTAATTTTGCCAAAGACCTTAGTAGAGGGATAATGTGggaaattaaatgatttaaatgGTCGTCCCATGTCAATCTATCGTTAAAAATGACACCCAGAATTCTCATTTTCTAAACAACTTGTATACCCACTTCAGGTAACTCTGGTACCCTatgctttaaaatttaaatcctTATTATTTCTGATTTCGTTCTATTTATGGTGAATTTTTTTGCCGAAAAAATCTCGCTCTAGTCTCGTTACCATTTCCTGTAGGTCTAGGACTTCGTTCTGCAGTACTATCATTGTTAAGTCGTCTGCGAACTTTGTGCCACGTAGCTATCATGTTGCAAAGTAACAAGAATAGGGTTGGGTCTAGCTTAGTTCCCTGAGGTATAACCCATGTTAGGGTCGTTGTATTTGACAGTTCGTTTCTGTATTTGGTCTTCCGTTTTCGTTCAGATAGGAAACTTTCAACAATCTTgattaaaaaagggtaaaaaccttCCATGCATTTTAATATTTCCTCAAGGCTAGAGGTATCAAAAGTCTTACTGACATCTGCTTGTAGAAGTTCAACAAATACCTCACTAGTTTCAAGGTGGGCTAccattgtttcaaaattttttacaatgtaGTGGCTTGTACTACACCCCTGTTGGAAGCCGTATTGTCGGGGCTCTATTATTTCGCTGAGTCCTTGTATTAGCCATTTGTTTAAGAACGTTTCATAAACTTTTGATAATGGTGGAGTTAGAGAAATTGGTCGCAGAGGTTAGATCTGCAAATTTCTGAGGACCACTAATTTACATCAATTACAGTGAAATGTATTCCCTTTTTCGTCCTTATGTGGAAAGTCGTGGAGCGTTGAGGGCTTGTTAATTCTCGAATTGTCTTATGAAACGTATGGGAGTCTGAGTTAATTATTTTGGATAGCTTTTCACCCTAGACCTTTTCTGCTTTCTTACATTCGTTCATTCGTTCAACgatattcctcattttcttccAGTGCTCTCGGTTTCCTGACTTGTGCAATCTGTTGTGCTTTCTGATAAGTTTCTTGATCTCCGGTGTGACCCATGGTTTGTCAGCAGAAGATCGTTTTAcaagtttctctggaaaaaaaaaatggtaggcATTGGTCATTTCAGAGTTGAAAAGTTCTATCATCTGATTGATATCAGATAGTCTATACAGATGAGCCCAGTTTTTGCCAATGCACCATCTAGAAAACCCTCTTTTTCCTTCTGCTGTGAGAGGCCGACATATAATAGTCTCTTTCATAGCTGTTGGCTTTGTATCCTTAGGTTTCCACAGTATCGAAAAATGGGTACTCTTGCCTAGGCTAGGCCCTGATTCAGGGGGATGGTAAAACTCTCCCACATCTGTGAAAATCAGATCGATAGTTAATTTCTCCGTAGTAGGTACTCGTACCACCTGTTTGAGATCAAGAGACTGACTGATCCAGCGCCTGTCGAGATCGTTGAAATCGCCTAGTAGCACTATGCCACTATTCGTATTAGTTTGTCGGATTTGGTCGATGTATATATGGAGGTGATTTATAAGGGCTTTAAGGTAGTCAGCACGTGGCGGAAAGTACAGGATTCCAAAAATAAGTGATGAAAAAGCTCGTGGCATTTTTGGGGCTTAACTTTTACCCAGAGAAGCTCATGGATATGCATGtgttcatttaatttcaagATATTGTGTTCAACGTCTTCTTTTATGTAGACACCAACTCCACCGCCGTGTGTAGTAATATTGCCATCTTTATCAGTACGGTTTCTTGTGTAAAGCACATAACCAGGAATGCTAGCAGTCGTGGGATTACAGACCACGTCTCTGTGATGCAGCATACTTCGACCTCTTGGATTTTTAGGCGAACACTAAGTTCAGTGATTTTATTGCAGAGTGATTGAGCATTAACAAGCATTATAGTTGGAAGGTCGAATCTTGGGGTTTTTAACTGCTAGGATATGAGGTAtatattttgtgacttttaATTTGAGGAGTTAATGCTATGGTCCTTTGTTGCTATTGTTGTTTCTGGTCTTTGGCAACTTGCTCATGCATGgcattttcaactattttgagaTTCCTTCTTTGTACTTGAGTTTGTAGCTGGAGTCATGCAAGATCAGGCCCTATGTAAATCTAACAGCGGGTCTGGGGATCTGtagaattttgcaaatttctggCGTTTTTCAGAATGCCATTTCGTTTTGCCTAAGTTGAAGCGTCATCTCGGAGCTTTACTTGGTTTGCCATTTTCTCTTGTTCTTCCTAGTCACTTTAAAAAATCTCTTCAAAATCTCCGGTTTTTATTTCTGACCATACAGTTAAACTAGTTCAGTTCAGACCAAACCTACGTTGGTCTGAAaatagacctacgttgcccgggcaacgtgaagtggtgcggcaacctttgtccggcttcgccgactaaagtgttgcgagagcaacactttggttttgtttcttcgctatcgatcagttatcatatgatcaaaggctattcctcagcgttgaaaaaacaacaacaaaatagtatcgaaagaagggactaaattgactttgcagccagttgaactttatccttttcattCATAGACATCATAacagatgaaaacttggaacaatatcttatatactCTAGtaggtattataaagctatccctaacttttcaggatcaaaataccatggatgacattctattaattattacgaaactatcgcATTGTTTTACATTATCGATTGTGCTGACAATGATGATGTTGTCAGCCTATTGAAGCTTGTAAAACGGTATGTttaaacaagaacgcaatcagttatcataTGACCAATGGCTATTCCTcagcattgaaaaaacaacagctacaaaataatatcgaaagaagggactaaattgactttgcagccagttgaactttatccttttaaatcgtagacatcgtgacggatgaaagctTGGAAcagtttacgctaaagtttgactctttctcttaactctactttttaaaacagtaaaaaactttagcgtaaagagcggggcgttgatgaggaagcagccctttcatatacgaagtaatttctgttcgttttaagttttaatgttgctccttacttcccgttaaaaaaaacttgttttttttatttaatttctgaacgtttttgaatcaatgcatgttttgattttggctctccgcagatgaataattaaaacgaaatttgcatatttatttttttggctaattggctttctcgtagttttgatcgagtgattttgaggaaaaaaaaggagcaggggaggagacctagttgccctccgattttttggttacttaaaaaggcaagtaatgtttttattacgtatatgaagggattcatcccctcgtcagtaccttgctctttacactaaagcttaaatcttgtcccaatttcttaagaatgacccctgaatcataaaagccgtagaataaatagttgagattactaaaaatgttttaacgttaagttttaatgcttctccttactttcagttgaaaaaactttttcatatttattttttcattgttttttttttaaataatgctaaaaatcctgctctcccttcatgaaacttttcttcccccatgaaaaattcctccaaggaaagttcccccaacatatccctctcttctcaatcccccccctcaacctaacaatcccccagaaaacgtctgtactcttccaaataaccattactatatgta harbors:
- the LOC136042738 gene encoding uncharacterized protein LOC136042738: MVAHLETSEVFVELLQADVSKTFDTSSLEEILKCMEGFYPFLIKIVESFLSERKRKTKYRNELSNTTTLTWVIPQGTKLDPTLFLLLCNMIATWHKVRRRLNNDSTAERSPRPTGNALAPLRVSGKNPISKDRLTALDIGDRIAGRVARITLVGIPSGPEDDDFLRILVLNPNKVCSESAVLAAALKWRLFENGVISDLEVVEETSFEVFSLFIDVLQSECVFSRALSLNAESSLGLFALADKYICPNLETGVLALFYSHTSPENAALMCELASDLLCKPYLAKYATRVFLNGSSEALSEKALQCSVETLTMLISDTNFSLDKESQLFDFIERYKTQHGYDEARSLIPYVHFLQMDIEEFLDGPARSELLSDKEKFDFFLFKESNIIPPSWDLSKKTFRVTKSVVNHVTIRINTNILSCGSSDWPSMRHYGCLGRKFQVEQSMLLIMK